The window ataaagaCAAATGTATTCTGTCAGGTTTTCGTCTAACAAGATAattatctttaaatatttagcattcaattatttttgctttttgaacAGCTAAGCGTCAATGTTTTCAATCACAGACATTtatgttatatattttaaatgatgatttttaaaggatttttttatgtAAGACACATTcgtgttattgttgttttatttctctctctctctctctctctctctctctctctctctctctctctctctctctctctctcagagatAAGATCTTTATTTCGCTGAACAGGTCATCTTCTTTGTTCGCTTGTGTATGAATAGAAGacgtttttgtggttgtttgtcgAAAACGGAACCGGTTCTGTTTGCTCCGTGGAGCCGTGAAGCGACACGGAGTGACGGCCCAAACAGCCGTCATATGTTTGAATCATCAACGCATCGAGACGTGATTGGTTCATTTCACTACAGATGTCAGCTGACGACCAATCAGCTGCCACAGCGATGACCCACCGTCCAATCAGCGGCTGTTCCTTGTTCATCGAGGGGTGAGAGTTGAGGGTGGGGTGACTCAGCCGGAAAACGGCGTTttgaagcagctgcagagtaGTGGATCCACTTCACAGGTGAGTCTCACCTGCTTTTATCGCCTTCCGTCGGTGGGAGCTTTCATTTGAACCGCGGAGCCGCTGCGTGAACCGGAACCGGGTGGGGCGGGGCTGCTACCCCGGGGTCAGGGCACGTAGGAGCGGTCAGAGGTGTCAGAAAGTGTCGGTGGCTGGAGAAATCCTGAACAACGTGTCCTCCGCCGTTTCCAGGAGCTACTCCGGGTCCGGGGACTCCTCCGGCACCGGCACTGTTCTGGGTCCATGCCGTCCTCCGAATCCGGGGTAACCTCACCTCGGTTCCGGAGACTCCTCCGGCACCGGCACCGGTACCGCTCCGGATCCAGGGAATTCTCCGGGTCCGGTACTGCTCCGGATCCGGGGACTCCTGATTCCGGTGACTCCTCCGGTCCGCTCTGGAGCTGGCCTTCCCGCTTCAGTCGATGTCTGACTACAGCTCTTGTTCTCGGTGTCCTGGTCCACTCCGTGTGGATGTGGAGATTtatgggtggaggaggcggtaTCAGGTTTTCCCCTCCGAACCCACTGCCGGCTCGGGGCGCCTCCTTCCCCCGTGGAACCTCGCCTGGCTGGGGGAGCAGCTCAGGTGTTCACCCTCAGGTGTGAATCACAGCATTACTAAGTCACACATAACTGAAAGTGATTTTAAACAGGTGGGAAACTCCCTACAAAGCAATAACAGTGACAGATAATGAGCAGAAATACAAAATGACCTGAAATCTGAGTATGTGTAAATTTtgtgtgactgtttttaattaaagctgcGCATATAAATGAGACGTAAATCAGTCATAAAATCTATCTTACCttgaaattaaagcagcaaTGTCACAAGTTTGGCTGGAGAGTGACAGCCTTATTTAACAATTTAGGATTTATTATGAAAGGACAGCGGTGCCAAAAAAGGATTCAGCGATCATGCTTTATTGTTCTTACATTGTGATACGTATTTTTACTCAGTGGTGGTCTGGAGGCAGTTTTGGTATGTTTATGTTCTGAGGTGTAGTGAGTGTGAATGGTGGTGTGGTGCAGATGGTGTTCTGGATGTTGTTATTGTATTGAAGGTGGTAttgctagtgtgtgtgtgtgtgtgtgtgtgtgtgtgtgtgtgtgtgtgtgtgtgtgtgtgtgtgtgtgtgagaaaggaTGGTGTGAAGAGATGAGggactttattgtcattgtaaaGAAGAACAATGAAACTTGACTAAATTATGGATTACAGTGTATCTTATGGTACATTGCTAATCAATTTCACTGTAACGTCACGGTGAATTACTGGATAATAATTGCATTAATCTCATTATagtaacatttatttttcagtggtAGTTtatggtagtttttttttactacatATCCTGATTTCACAGCtgtgatttcagtgtgtgtgtgtgtgtgtgtgtgtgtgtgtgcgtctgtgcatTTTTACGTGTGGGTGTGCATGTTTGCGCGAGCGCGCGCGTGTGTTGTAAACGGTGCTGCAGGCTGCACGGTGGTCTCTACAAACGTTGTCATGGTGCGCCGTGCTGAACCGGGAGGGGGTCACGTGCTTCGGGACGTCACCGGGCAGATTTGTGAGGAATCAGCAGACACTGTGAAGGAGAAGCAGCCCGGAGGTGCGCCACCTTCTCTCCATCCgcagccgtcctcctcctcctcctcctccttcacttttCTCGCGGCCACCGAGCGAACAGACGATCTGTTCCACCCGTCCGAGACCCAAATGCCCGGTCCCACCCAAGCCCTGTCCCCGAATGGAGAGAACAACAACGACATCGTCCCGGACAACGGCACTAACATCATCCCGTACAGGAAGAACACGGTGCGGGGGGAGCGCGCCTACAGGTAACCGTCTGAGGCGCCGCGAGGGGCcgcagagaggaggctgcagcCCGGCCTCCCCCCCGGCTGTCCTCCGGCTCTGGAGGCCCGAcgctccgccgctcctcccctGTGTCATGTTGGCTCCGACAGTGCCGGGCTCTCCGCGGAGCCTCCGCCGGCTCCCCGGCTGCTCCATGCAGCAAAGCCTCGGTGTTCGGTGCTGGTGGCGGTAGAGGCGGAGGACCAgcccggctcggctcggctcggcccgGCCCGGCACGGCTCGGCTCTGACAGTGTGCGGGGACAGGCAGccgcccctcctgctcctcgcaGCGTCTTCCCGGCCTCCTTAATCCCCCTCCCCCTATCTGCCGCTATTCGGTGTTTTGTGTGAACCCGGCCCCGTCCCTCCTCCCCGGGCCGGGTCcaggctccggcccggctcggcCCGGCTCGGCCCTGCCCGGCCCTGCTCGGTGTGGGCCGGCTATCCGTGCCAGGCTAACAAAGCGTGCTAACACGCATATCCGCTTTGTTGACATGAGAGGGGCTGGCCCAGACTGCTTCCTCCCCTCCCGGAGGATCCGAGCCTGGAGCGTCGCTCCCGCTGGCCCCGCGGCTCGGATTCCTCGCAGCCCGCCGCTCCGGTCCCCGGTCCCCGGTCCACGCAGCGCctggctccgggctccgggctccagcGCCGTGCTCCGGGTGGCGGTGCGGGCTGTGCAGAGACTCCATCACCGCCTCTACACACCCTCCAGCAGGCGGAGGAGGCTCCAGATCCTCATTTACATGCTGCTTTATTCTGTTCGTTGTCTGGAGTGAGGAGATCCGGTCCACAGGCCATCTGGGAGCGAAATAACTCTTAATAACAATAAGGAATCAGTTTTTAGATACAGGCATTAGATGTTGACACTCATTGATCCCATTTACAGGCTGCTACCCGGATTGTGCCCGGATCTGATCTGAGCCTGATTAGAGCTGTGGATTTATTTCCTAACAAGTTTTCACATATGGAGGATTTAAGTTGTGTTGCTTTGTGAGGATTGTTTAGATGGGGTTGTTCCTTTGAGGGATGAGATCTCGGACCCCTCCATCCTTTTGCTGGATTATTTTCATCATCCATGCTGAATAAATCTGTCTGCTtctgataataatgataaatgaCTCTTTACTCATAATGACAGGCTGCTAACTACAATTGTTGTGTGTGCTGTTGGAGACACAGTTTGGAATAACAGGTCGCGAAGCACTGCATTGCTGTAACCTTACTGCTGTCAGCAGTAACACAGTTGTAACTGATACTTAAACTAGTAGCACAGTCACACCTACTGATGTCTAACAGAGCTCGGTACTGTAGTTGAGAGTGAAAACAGTCGGAGAGTTTTACTGTTTGCCTGTGTAACCTTCGGCCCAATGTTTGCCAAAGAATTTAATATTTCTCTGAACGTGTGCTCTCTGGAGGCAGACTGCCTCATTAACCCAAAGCTAACTCGGGCCTCCTGACAGCATCATGAAAGATGTCCTAATTCGCAGTAGCAGGCATGTTTTCGgacagtgggaggaagccagagtacctgCAGAACATGCAAGCTAACTCAAAGAAACCCATGACCCTCTTCTGGCTTCCCACCATGCAGCTCCGGTTTAACACCTTCTCAGAAAATGTTCTGTGTCTTCATGTCATCTACAGCCTCTATCCATCTAAAGCATGTCTTTGCTCTTTAATTATTACAACTCATGAAAGCATCTGTCCATTTGCGAAGGCTCTGTAGCTCCAACTAGTGGCAGTTAAGCAGCTCTGTGTACAGACTGATATttgttgtatttaattttttacatCCATCGTGAGAACTAATGAAAACTCAGACTGGAGTCTGACTCAGTCTGATTTCTaaaccagttaaaaaaaaaaaaaaaagcaaaaaaaaccttcagagctttgagctgacctttgaccttcggACTGCTAAACCAATCACTAAGATTGATTTGTTATTGGAGCCTGAAGAGTGAATCAGGAGACTTTGATCATTCACTGCAGATTAGCCCGTCACTCAGTCACAGTATGCAGATATCCTCTGTTTACTCAGAGTATCAGGAGACGTGACGGGTTTCAATCCTCCAGCCCTAGTTCACAGCGGGgggtggtggtagtggtggttgGCGGGGGGTGGGGCATCGTGGTGTCCCACAGGGCGTCTTCATTAAGTGGAGTGTCGTACAAGTTAAGGCCTCAATAAATGTAGAAAATTTGTACTGTTTAAAATGTTGATccgttgttttttttggtccaCTGAGACATGAATGAAGCATGAAGAGAATGTGGGTgtcacagtggtgcagtgttgCGCACGTGTTCACTCACAGCAATAACACCACTTTAACCTTAGCTCGGATCGTTGTAATGCTGGACCACCAAATGCTTGAAATATGTTGAAAAGTGAGTCGGTCAGTGTGAATGTGGGTCCTGGGTTTCCCTCCTGACGTTTCTCTTCCCGTGTCGTTGCAGTTGGGGGATGGCGGTCAACGTTTACTCTACCTCAATAACCCAGGAGACGATGAGCCGGCATGATATCACGGCCTGGGTCAACGATATCCTCTGCCTGAACTACACCAAGGTGGAGCAGCTGTCCTCAGGTGAGCTCACCTGTTCGATCCCTGCTCTCGGTTCTCTGCCCGGTAACCTGCGATCGGACTATAAATAAACCACCGGGCCACCGAGTTCTCCTGCTCTCAACCACTAATCCAATTCCCCTCAGATCCTCTGTTGTTCAGGAGGAGGCGTTTGATGGAGATTACTCCTCAGGTGCTCCCTGCCAGGAGATCAGAGCCGCTGCCctcttttcaaacacacacctccaactGCCACAGTTCAGAGAATTTCATTCCAGGAGATTTGTCAACTGGCTGAGCTCGTTCGAAAGAGAGCATCAGACTCTGTATTTTAGACAGAAGTGGCCCTCAACACGATGATAGCCAGTAAATCCTTCTAAACCACACttcagtaaaaaataaataaagatgacCATCAgtcctgctgtttttttatttattttttttatagttttgtAGGAGTTTGATGTTTGCCATTTCCACTCCATGCTCAGGAGCTGCTTACTGTCAGTTCATGGATCTGCTGTTTCCTGGATGCATCAGTCTTAAGAAGGTCAAGTTTCAGGCCAAACTGGAGCACGAGTACATCCACAACTTCAAACTGCTGCAGGCGTCATTCAAGAGGATGAACGTGGACAAGGTTggtttcctccctctctcctcccactTCGACCTTCTGCctcacaggttcacagatttcacttttttctttttgcttcagATTATTCCTGTAGAGAAACTGGTTAAAGGCAGATTTCAGGACAATCTGGATTTCATCCAGTGGTTTAAAAAGTTCTTTGACGCCAACTACGACGGGAAGGAGTACGACCCGGTGGAGGCGAGGCAGGGCCAGGACGCCATCCCCCCCCCTGACCCCGGAGAGCAGATCTTCAACCTGCCAAAGAAGTCTCACCACGCAGCCAGCTCGCCCACcgcaggtgacacacacactcctaaacacacacaacatccaTGGACTCGCTCCTGTTCATGTTTATAGCACGTTGTGCGTGGTTTCATCAGAAAAACGTCAGCGGGTGGTGAAGGGGGTTTCACTGAGGGGTGTGGATGATCACAGCTTTCCTCCGTCCGCAGGAGCGTCCAGGTCGACCTCTACCACCCCAAAAGCTGCAACCCCTTCGTCCAGACCCTCGTCGGCCAAGAAGATCCCTGTAGCTGCAGCCACTCCGGCCAAAGGAGAGAAGGATCTGGAAGCACAGGTCACACAGCTGACCGAGCaggtaggacacacacacacccatgcacgcacgctcacacacgcacCCACACGCACCCACACTCACCTGCTGCGCCTCCTCAGGTGAACACGTTGAAGTCTGCGCTGGAGGGAGTGGAGAAGGAGCGGGATTTTTACTTCAGCAAGCTGcgggaggtggagctgctgtgtcaGGAGCAGAGCGAGGAGAACACCCCGTTCGTGGATCGGCTCATGGGGGTGCTGTACGCCTCCGACGACCAGgtgagagcgaggaggaggaggagtcagaccTCATGACCCGGCGTTTTCTCCTCCTGACTCGGCTATTTCCTGTTTCCAGGAGCGAGGGGAGCTGGCGGAGGGCGACGGAGCAGACGCAGAGCAGGACGCTCAGGAGGAGGGGGCGTAcgaccagcaggaggagcaggacgagTACTGaccgccgccccgcccccctcacCAAGGCCCCGGCCCGCCCCGTCCCGCcctcctgtgagtgtgtgagaacTGTTGCAGGGTGGCGTCAGTCCTCCTGGTTTCACATGAAGCACCATCCCCGTCCCTCACCTGTCGTGTCCGTCTGCTCACTcttcgtgattttttttttttttttttttttctttgtgacttTTGGCGGGTCGGCGAGTTCGGACCATGGCAGACGGCCCACCGGACAGGTGACCGTTACCTGTCAGTGTTACAACCCCCCAGCTTCTGTCCCGTTTATCCTCTTATTTTGCATATCAGCATCTTTTCTCAGCAGAATGCAATAAgacagtggttcccaacctgagGTCTGGGACCCCCTCAGGTGCTGCTGGAAGGCACAGAGGTATCTGGGCCGGGGCTGAGTTTGCTATGATTTTACTCTTTTAATTTTTGAGAAAAAGAATTctgtattggaaaaaaaaaaaaacaaataactggAAGGCACAATAGATTtattaaaacaatatttttcaaACTGGATTTCTTGTGAGTGTAGTCAcgagcaaataaataaaaggaaagtaCCTGTaatgtaaaatgtcaaaactgtAACAGGGCCATACAAAGACTGAGCACTTATTCCAGATCAAAAAGATTAAAGATGCAGTTTCATCAATTATTTCCACaaacagaaatgtctgaaactGACCGATAATGAAAATGTCTGATAATTCTTGCCTCTagtcagagaaatgaaaaataatgagaCAGTGTTTCTTGATTTGCTGGAAGCTTGAATTAAAATATGTTTCCAAAGTGTGACAGAGACAAGTTAAAATCATAAAATAGCCTATTATGATTTTGTGTGAAGACACCAGAACAGTTTCAGACTGTGAAGAATAACTGTGACTCCTCCCCTGATCGATCGCCTGCATGAAGCGATCTTTGTTTGATGCTGGGTGGGCGTGTCCACCCGGCTTCATTGTGATGTTTCGGCCAATCAGAGCTCGGAGGGGGTCCACAGCCCTCCTCAGGGACTCTGTCGGGGGTCCGTCCAGGAAGAGCATGTTGGGAACCACTGCGTTAGCCCCCAGTAGCCCCTctgacaccccccccctcctcctccctctgttgCACTGACATGTGACTCTGTTTGAGGACAATCTGTCCGCAGACCTGCTCCCTATTTATTCTTCTGAAGCCTTAGCCGTGAGGAGGACACGTTTGACTGTCGGACCGCTGATCTGCTCACAAACCCACACAGGAAGTCAAGTCAGCCACACAGCGGGTTGTAGGTTCAAATGCTCAGAAGTGTCGCTCGTTCATGATCGAAGAAaactctcctgtttttttttttttttgtttagattttttttgagAGAATCCAATCGGATCGAGGAGATAATCTGTTTTTATGCTGTAAATCGTCCTCATAGGTTTTCCTGATGATTCATGGAGATAGTTgacattcattttctttccaaTCAGATGTCTTATCTTTTTATCAGCATTGtgatatttatcttttttttttttttcctttttagaatttaataataatttaataagtGGTCCTGTTTTAAGTCTTTCACCAGCAGAGAGTCTGTGTGCAGCTCTCAGTTATAAAGTTTCACG of the Salarias fasciatus chromosome 18, fSalaFa1.1, whole genome shotgun sequence genome contains:
- the mapre2 gene encoding microtubule-associated protein RP/EB family member 2 isoform X1; protein product: MPGPTQALSPNGENNNDIVPDNGTNIIPYRKNTVRGERAYSWGMAVNVYSTSITQETMSRHDITAWVNDILCLNYTKVEQLSSGAAYCQFMDLLFPGCISLKKVKFQAKLEHEYIHNFKLLQASFKRMNVDKIIPVEKLVKGRFQDNLDFIQWFKKFFDANYDGKEYDPVEARQGQDAIPPPDPGEQIFNLPKKSHHAASSPTAGASRSTSTTPKAATPSSRPSSAKKIPVAAATPAKGEKDLEAQVTQLTEQVNTLKSALEGVEKERDFYFSKLREVELLCQEQSEENTPFVDRLMGVLYASDDQERGELAEGDGADAEQDAQEEGAYDQQEEQDEY
- the mapre2 gene encoding microtubule-associated protein RP/EB family member 2 isoform X2, giving the protein MAVNVYSTSITQETMSRHDITAWVNDILCLNYTKVEQLSSGAAYCQFMDLLFPGCISLKKVKFQAKLEHEYIHNFKLLQASFKRMNVDKIIPVEKLVKGRFQDNLDFIQWFKKFFDANYDGKEYDPVEARQGQDAIPPPDPGEQIFNLPKKSHHAASSPTAGASRSTSTTPKAATPSSRPSSAKKIPVAAATPAKGEKDLEAQVTQLTEQVNTLKSALEGVEKERDFYFSKLREVELLCQEQSEENTPFVDRLMGVLYASDDQERGELAEGDGADAEQDAQEEGAYDQQEEQDEY